GAGCGGGCCACCGGGCACGTCGCCCCTTCCATGCTCGTCCGCTTCATCACCGCCTCCTTCCAGAGGGACATTCCACAAGTGGTTGCATAACGAAACCGGGCCTTTTAATCATCCGGTAATTGGTTTCATCATGAAACCACTCAAACCGGAGGCGGTCGGATGCGGCTCAAGGGAAAGACGGCGCTGATCACGGGCGGTAACAGCGGCATCGGGCTGGCGACGGCGCGGCTGTTCGTGGCGGAGGGGGCGCGGGTGGCCATCACCGGGCGCAACCGGGAGACGCTGGACGCGGCGGTGAAGGAGCTGGGCGCGAACGTGCTTGCGGTGCAGGCGGACGCCACGGAGCCGGCGGCCCTGGAGCGCGCGGTGGCGGCGACGGTGGAGCGCTTCGGCGGGCTGGACATCGTGTTCGCCAACGCGGGCATCGTGGAGCAGACGTTCGTGGGCAAGACGTCGCATGACGCGTTCACGTCCGTGCTCCAGACCAACGTCACCGGCGTGTTCTTCACGGTGCAGGCCGCGGCGGCGCACCTGAAGCCGGGCGCGTCGGTCATCCTCACCAGCTCCGTGCACAGCGAGCTGGGCATGCCGGGGTACTCCGCGTACGCGGCGAGCAAGGGCGCGCTGAAGGCGATGGCGAGCGTGCTGGCGGCGGAGCTCGCGCCCCAGGGCATCCGCGTCAACGTCGTGTCCCCTGGCGCGACGAACACGCCCATCTGGGAGAAGAGCGCGCCCACTCCGGAGGCCTTCGCGAAGCTGGAGCGCGGCATGTCCGCCACCATCCCCATGGGGCGCATCGGCAGGCCGGAGGAGATCGCTCGGACGGTGCTCTTCCTCGCGTCGGACGATGCGTCCTACGTGAACGGGCAGGATCTGTTCGTCGACGGCGGCGTCAACGGCGCGGCGCTCGGTGCCCCCTTGTTCCGCGGGTCCCAGCGGGTCTGATAACGCCCGCTCCCTCTCCCAGGGCCTCAGCTTTCTGAAGACGCCTCAGGTTTCCGAGCACGCGGAACCGCTCGGGGGACGGTGACTCCAGAGGGGCACGGCGATGGCACTGCTGTTGCTCTGCTCGTGGGGTCACCTCGTCCCACGGGAGTCGTCCATGAACACGAACCGGTTGCGGCATCTCTTCTCTCGCGCGCTGCGGACCTCGCTCGCGGCGCCGCTGGTACTCGCGGGCTGCGGCACCGGCGGCACCGGCGGCACGGACCTGCGGGGCTACTCGGCCATCAAGTGCACGCCGCACGGTGAGCCCGCCATCGATGACCTGAGCATCGAACCCGCGGTGGACTCCGTCGCGCTGCGCATGCTCTCGGGTCCCGGCGGGAGCTACGAGACCCGGGACTCCACCGGCGAGGCGTGCGCGACCGCCACCGACGTCCCCGCGTGTCAGACAGCCCTGGCCGAGACGAACCCTGGCGACGGCTTCATCAGCTCCTGCATCCAGGTCTGCTCGAGGTACTTCCTGGCGACGACGCGAGGAGATGAGGTGAAGACCTGGGCAACGCTGCAAGAACTCCAGGACCTGCTGGGCACGGTGGAGACCGCGCAGGACGCGGCGCTCCTCACCTCCGCCGCGGGCTACCGGCTGAGCTGCGGCAACCTGGAGGAGGGCGCGGTGAAACCGAACCCGGACGGAGGCTTCAACGTCGTGGCCACGAGGGGCTACGCATGCGGCGAGGGTTCGAGCCAGACGCAGTACGTGATCAACGTCTCCGCCAACGGAGAGCTCCGCGAAGTGGAGGACCACGTGCTGCGAAAGGGCTCCGGAGAATGTGCCGTGGGCCGCCGGCCCGTGGGGCTGGAGGGCACGGTCGCGGGTGATTGTGAGGACGCGCTGGGTCACCACTTCGCCCAGACGGCGCACCTGGAGGCCGCGTCCATCCACGCGTTCCTGCGGCTGCGTGAGGAGCTGGCCCTGCACGGCGCGGAGGCCACCCTCCAGGACGCGGCGCTCGCGAGCGCCGTGGATGAAGTCATGCACACGGAGATGACAGGACGGCTCGCGCGCCGTTACGGGGCCACGCCACCGCCGCCCGCCGTCGCCGCCGTCCCCCTGCGCCCGTTGAACGAGGTGGCGCTCGACAACGCCGTGGAGGGATGCGTGCGCGAGACGTACGGCGCGCTCATTGCCCATCACCAGGCGCTGCACGCACGCGACGCCCAGGTGCGTGAATCCATGGCCCGCATCGCCGAGGACGAGACGCGGCACGCGGGCCTGTCGTGGGACATCGACCGGTGGGCGCGCTCACGGCTGCCCGCTTCGGAGCTGGCAGCGCTGCGCGAGGCCCAGAAGCGCGCCGTGTCCCTGCTGCGCGCGGAGGTCTCGGTGCCGCTCGATTCAGCGCTCGTCACGGAGGCGGGGCTGCCCACGCCGGAGGCCGCGCTGACGCTGCTCGACACGCTGGAGCAGGAGCTCTGGGCCTGATCAGGTCGTCGGCTTGTTCCGGGTCGCCGCCTCGCGCGCGGCCTGGAGCGTGTCGTCCACCGCGGACTCCACCGCGTCGCTGACCAGCTCCGGCGCGGAGGTGCGCCAGCGCTCCAGCGCCGCTTCGTGCATCCCTTCCGGATCCTGGAGCTTCGCGTCCGTCTCCGGCGCCACCTCCGCGATGCAGTCCGGACACACGCCTTCGAGCGCCCTCGACCACACCTCCAGGTGCGTCGTGATCAGCACGCCCTCCATGGCCAGGGCCTCGCGCAATCCCCGTCGGCCCGCGCCGCGCATCTGCGCGCCGTGCACGCGGTCCAGCATCGTGCGCATCCAGGAGGCCACCGCCTCCGGCTTCGGACAGGTCTGCCTGCCGCAGACCCGGCAGCTCGTCTGCCAGGACTGCCCTTCCATTGGAGTCATCGCGACCCACTCCTCGCACCGGGTTGCGCCTCGCTTTAGCAGGGCGCCTCCTCTCACGCACGTAGACGTGAGCCTCTGTGAATGCAGAGAATCCGACTCCCTGGACCCCTTTGGAGACGCCTCATGTCGCGAGCCGAGATCGACGAATCGCATGCGCAATTCCGTGGAGCCTGGAGGCTCATGACGCTGGGCCTGCCCCATGGCGAGGTCGTGGAGCGCGCGGACGTGTTCATCACCGCGGGCCACGTCACGTGGTCGCTGATGAACATGGCGTTCCTCCACCGGCCGGCGCGGACAGAAGCGGAGCTGCTGCGCGCGGTGGACTCGGCCGCGAGCTACTTCGCGCAGGGGCCGCACGGGTGGGCCTTCACGCTGACGCCCGAGTGGCTGGCGCCGGGGCTGAGGGAGCATGCGGACGCGCTGCTCGCCACGCGGGGGCTCAAGCCGGGGATGACCACGTCGGGCATGGTGGCGGACAAGCTGCTGGAGCCGGTGCGGCCCCTGCCGCCGCTCGACCTGCGGCCGGTGAATGACACCTGGGGCTACAACGCCGTCGCGGACGTGAACGCCGCGAGCTACGACACGCCCCAGGCGCTGGGACGTGAAGCCCTGGCCGCCCCCGGCATCTTCGGCCCCGAGAGCCGGGCCTTCGTCGGCTGCCACGACGGCGCGCCGTTCACGAGCACGGTGGCGCTGCGCGTGGACGGCATCGTCTACATCGCGCTCGTGGCGACGCTCGCGGAGCACCGCCGCAAGAGCGCCGCGGAGACGGTGCTCCGGCGCGCGCTGGAGGAGGCGAAGCACGCGTGGGGCCTGGAGCGCACGGTGCTGCATGCCACGGAGGCCGGCGCGCCCGTCTACCGCCGCATGGGCTACCGGGACGTGGCGCCGTTCGTCTCGTACTTCGCGCCTCCAAAGGGCGCGTGAAGCCTCACGGGTCGCGCCGTCGCGGGTTTCCCCGGAAGACCGGTGGACTCGCGGGAATTGGGAGCTGACCCCGCGCGTCAACCCGCGCCCAAGGGTCGTCCACTCAACGTCGCGCGAATGCCACCGTGGGGGCCGGGGTTTGGACCGGCGCCCCCGCTGCATAGCTTGGTCGACCAGCCCCCCAACCCTGGACCCCCACCTTGGCGAACTCCTCTCGCACCGACGTGCGCCGCTCCGCCGCGCTGCTCGGCGCGCTCCTCGTCCTGGCCTCCGCCTCCTCCCAAGCACAGTCCGCGCCCACGCCACTGGAGGACAACCGCACCATCACGCTGGGCTACATCGGCATCGCGTATGAGCTGGGCGGCATCATCGACCCCACGCTGCAACCCGGTGGCACCAGCAGCGCGCGTCCCAACTGGTTCACCTTCGCGCCGCACGCGTCCCAGGCCGGCGGCAAGGGCATGTACGGCGCGGCGCTCGCGCGGCACTTCATCGACACCGCGCGGCTTCAGCCCTCGGTGTCGCTGACGAACGCGTTGGACCGGCTGGGGCTGAGCGGCGCGCTGCGCTTGCAGCTCCAGGACCTGTCCCTCAAGCTCATCGCGCAGGGCCTGACGGCGGACGCGGCTGCGGCCCTCAGCGTGATGACGAGCGCGCTCAACGTCGCGGCGCTCGGGGACACGCGCACCCTGCTGGCCACCGCGTCGCGCATGGGCGCGCTGTACTGGAGCGCTCCGGGCACGGCTCCGCTCGACAAGGTGGAGGCCATCGTCATCACGCTGGAGCGCACGCTCCACGAAGGCAACCTCGCCATCTACAACGACATCGGCGGTTCCGCGCGGCTGTACCTGGACTGGCGCGCTGGCACCACCGGGCCCATCACTCCCGCGCGCGTGCTCACCGAGTTCACCCTGGCGGGCGCCAGCAACGCGGAGGCGCAGCAGGCGTATGCGTATGCCGTCGCGCACGCGGAGGACTCGCCGCGCCCCACCCGCATGGACCTGCTCTTCCCCGGCATGAACTGGAAGAGCCTGCTCATCGCCGCGTTCGCGCTCTACGAGGACGCGCGGCTCGCGCCCACGCCCGCGCGCCGGGACGCGCTCGTCGCCATGGGAACCAACTTCGTCGCCTGGCGCGAACAGCGCGACCAGGCCCAGCCCGTCTTCACGCCCGCCGGCTCGCCCACCGACGAGGTGTCCCGAGCGGCCGTGCTCCAGATGCTGACGCCCTTCCTGATGACGGACTTCGGCACCGTGCGCTGGACCTATGCGGACTATGCGTATGCCCAGCCCGACCGCGACGGAAACCCGCTCACCTCCCCTCCGTGCGAGTACAGCTGGGCGGACTTCTGGGACCGGTGGAACGGAATCCTCTTCGCGTTCGACAAGGCCTACGCGCGGCCCACGGAACTGTGGGTCATGCCTGAACCCCTCACGGATCCGCTGAGCTGACAGACGGCCCGGCCCCCCCGTGCGCTCGCTTGACGGGCGCTGGGGCCGTGCGGGAGCGTGCAAACCCGATGAGTCCCCTCCCCGGTGGTCCGTTCGAACCCGTTCGCCAGGCGTCCAAGGACGATGCGTCCTCACCGGGCCCGGCTGCCGCGCGCACGCCGCGAGACGCGAACCAGCCTGCGCTCCCGGCCGACGAGGCCAGCATGTCCGCGCAGACTCGCCTGCAGGTCCTGCGGGAGATGATGTCCGAGGCGTTCCTGGCGCTCGACGCGCAGGGAACCATCCATGAGCTCAACCACCGCGCCGCGTCGCTGCTGGGCCTGCCGTATGGCACCTGCCAGGGAATGACGCCGTGGGCGGCGCAGCCGATGCTGGCCGGTACGACGTTGCACGAGCGGCTCCTGGACGCGCTCACCCTGCGCGAGCCCGCGCGCTTCCTGTCGGAGCTGCCGTCGGGCGTCTGGCTGGAGCTGTCGGTGCGGCCGGTGGGCGGCGAGACGTGGGTGCTGGCCACGGACATCACCCGCCGCCAGCGCGCGGAGACGGAGGTCACGCGCACCGAGGAGCGCTTCCGCCAGCTGGGCGAGCGGTTCCAGGTGGCGCTGGAGTCCGCGCAGATGGCGGTCTGGGAGACGAACCTCGTCACCGGGCAGGTGTTCCGCTCGGAGGGGCATGACCGGCTCTACGGCTACCCGCAGCCCCTGGCGGAGTGGACGCACGAGCAGTTCCTGGCGTCGCTGCATCCGGAGGACCGGCCGGAGGTGGAAGCGCAGGTGTCGGCCATCTTCCACAACGACGTGCTGTCGTACTCCTCCACCTTCCGCACGCACTGGCCGGACAACACGTGGCACTGGCTCATCAGCCGCTCGCGCGTCATCCGCGACGCGAACGGCAAGGTGATGGTGGTGCGCGGGGCCATCCTGGACATCACCGCGCTGAAGGAGACGGAGCAGGCGTTGCAGGAGGCGGTGCGCACGCGCGACGACTTCCTGTCGGTGGCGAGCCACGAGCTGCGCACGCCGCTCACGTCGCTGCGTCTTCAAGTCGACCTGCTGCGGCGCATGTCCGAGTCCAGGGGCCAGGAGCCCGTGGGCTCCGAGAAGGTCCGGGTGCGGCTGGACGCGGCGGACCGGCAGCTCAAGCGGCTGGCGTCGCTGTTGGACAACCTGCTGGACGTGAGCCGCATCCGCACGGGCAAGCTGGACTTCGACCTGGCGAGCGGAGACCTGGCGCCGCTGGTGCAGGACCTGGTGGCGCGCTTCGGGGACGAGGCGAAGCAGGCCGGGGTGGAGCTGGACGTGCGCGTGGAGGGGCCGGCGCCGTGCCGGTTCGACCGGATCCGGATGGAGCAGGTGGTAAGCAACCTGCTCTCCAACGCGCTGAGGTACGGCCAGGGCACGCCGGTGCAGGTGGCGCTGCGCTGTCAGGGCGGATACCTGCGGCTGACGGTGCGTGACGGCGGCCCGGGAGTCCCCGTCGCGGAGCGCGAGCGCATCTTCCAGCGCTTCGCCCAGGTGCAGGGCTCCGCGCGCACGGGAGGCCTGGGGCTGGGGCTCTACATCGTGCAGCAGATCCTGGAAGCGCACGGCGGGCGCGTCTGGGTGGAGGACGCGCCCGGCGGCGGTGCCGCGTTCGTGGTGACGCTGCCGGTGGACGGCGCGTAGGCGAGCTTCAGGGCACGAGCCACGTGCCTCCGCTCTCGGAAGGGAAGCCGAGGCGGAGGGACTTCGTCTCGCCCTGCTTCAGGTCCACGGGCACGCGCAGGACCGAGAACGCGCCGTCCTGGGGCTCGATGGCGAAGAGCGTGTAGCGCTTGTCCGGCAGATGGCTGAAGGAGAAGTCCTTCTGCCAGTACTCGTAGCCGGAGCTGTCCGGATCATCCGTCCGCCACACATCTGGAGCCGGATCGCAGATGAAGGCGGACATTTGAAGCTCCTTCAGGTCCGCGAATGTCTTCGGCATGCGTGCGTCGCCAGTAACAAGGAACGTCTCCAACCCATCCCGCACCTTCGGAAAGTGGACCTGGAGTTCCGCCCCACCGCTCCTCGAGACGAAGTCCCTGCGTTCGCGCTCTCGGGGTGAGAGGGAGACAGGCTGGGGAGAGAAGACAGGGGCCGTGGGGCGCGGCCACGAGTAGGACCAGCGCCGCTCCACTGGAAAGTGCACGAAGCAATCCCTGTCCGGTGGCACGCGGAGCACGTAGTGGCCGGCGTCATCCGTCGTGGTGCGGGTATCGAGCCCGGATCCGCACCGCGATTCCAACGTCACGCCCGCGAGCGGAACACGCGCTCCATCCGTCACGAAGCCTTCGAGCGCCGCGTCGGGCTTCATCCGCAGGTCCAACCGACTCTCACGGGCCCCAAGCTCGTACAGGAGGGTCCCGCCCGTGTAGCGATTCAGCCGCAAGTACTGCGGGCGCCGGGGCACGTGATCCAACCGGAAGCGGCCCGCCTCGTCGGTGTGAGCCCCGAAGCGGGAGTTCCAAAGCTTGATGTCCACGTCGGCAGGGTCCACCAGTTCAATCCAGACCTTGGACACGGGTGTCACGCCATCGTCCTCGAGCAACCTGCCCAGCACGGAGCGCCCTGAGTCGAGTTGGATGTCCGGGACCTCCCGCTCCTCGTGTTCGCGAGCCTCGACACGCACGCGCGCGGAGGCCACGTACGCCCCGTCGACACGCAGCGAATAGGTGCGGGATGCGGTCGGCCCTCGGATGAAACGGCCTTCACGGTCGGACCTGCCCTGCCAGTCGACGTCGAAGTAGACCATGGGCTTCCCGTCAGGGCCGAGGATGCGTCCCACCAGCGTCCCAGGGGAGTGGAGCACCACGGGGCCGTCCTTCGCATCGGAAGGCGCGAGTTCCGCCTCGCCGACCCTGCTGTCCGGGAAGGACCTCGATCTCCACGGCACGACGCCACCAGCAACGCGAGGCCGCGGCGTAGGTGGCACTCACGCGGTAGCGCTGCGCTGGGAGCAGTTGGTGGACGGTTCCTTCAGGCGTCTTTTCGGACTGATGCCGGAGGCCCACCGGGCGGTCCAGGGCGGTGAGCCAGCTCTGGGAGTTGGGAATCAAGCGTCCCTTGGGGTCCACCACCCGCACAAGCAATGACGAGAGCCGTCCCATCACAACCGTGAGTTCCGGTTGGGGCGTGATGACCTTCAGCCGCTGCCAGCTCCACCCCTGCTTGTCGGAATAGAGCAGGCCTTCGCCGGCAGCCGCGCCCTCGATGTCGAACCGGCCGTCCTCGCCGCTGATGGCTTCCACATACGGCGCGGCGGCGTTGGACGATGCGAAGCGGAGCCGGACGCCCGACACGGGCTTCCCCTCCGCATCCACCACGCGTCCGACGAGCAGTGCCGAGCGCGCAAGGGTCAGGTCGAGCCGAGGCTCTGACTCCGGTGCGATCCGGATGTCCTCGCGGAAGGCCGTCACGTGGCCACGCGCCTGGACCTCCGTGCCATACCAACCCGGCTTCAGGAGAAGGCGTCCTGTTCCCTGGGCATCCGTCGAGCAGGGCAGCGCGTCGTGGGTGGGCGACTGATCCGCGCGCCAGACCTTCACCCGCGCGCCGGAGACAGGTTGCCCCTCCGGATCCACGACCCGGAACATCCACGACACTTCATTCGCCGGTCCGGGTGCTTCCAACTCCGGACGCGTGCCCGCGCAAGCGAGCACCACGGCAACGAGCCCCACCCAGCTCCATCGCATGGCGCGAAGCATACGCGATGGACTCACGTCAGCGCGTGTACGGCCTTCCGCCGCCGAGACCGGGGCGCTCGGACTGGACGACGTGCACTCCGGATCCGGTCAGCTCCACGGGCATGCGCAGGACCGCGTCCGCTCCATCCATCTCATCGCGGATGAAGAGCGTGTAGTGGCCCAGGGGAAGATGGCTGAAGTGGAAGACCGCCCCCAACATGAACGAGGGAGCGAAGCCGTCGTCATCGCCATCCGGATTGAAACCGGCCCGGATGAGCGCATCCAATGATTCGGACGAGCGGGGCCACGGAACGTCGCCTGGCAGCAGGAACGCGGTGACGAACTCGCGAGATGCCTCGACGCTCACCTTCAGTGAGGCAGCGCCTTGACGAGGCACAGGGTCCAGCGCATGGCGCGAACCGGGCGTCAGCCGGAGCCGCGTCGGAGCGAAGGACACCGGAGGCGGCAGGAAGACATCCCTGACGTTCAGAGGGCTCACGACGGGATGCACGAAGCACTCGCGGTCTCCCGGGATGTTCACGGCGTAGTGGCCCGTCCAATCTGTTTCAGTGCTCGCCTCGAAGCCACCTTCGCAGCGGACCCTCAAGCCCACTCCCGCCAGCGGAACTTGCGCCCCATCCGTCACGGAGCCTTGCAGCTCCGCCCGGGGAACCAGCCGCAACCGCACCGCCGACGCATCGGGTTCGAGCGTCTGGAGCACGGTCCCCCGTTCCTTCGCATCCACGCGCAGGAACAGGCGCCGGCCCGCCACATGCTCGAAGCGGAAGCGCCCGCCCGCGTCGGTCGTCACCGTGTGAGGCCGGCGCCTCGCCTTCGTCTCCAGGTCGAAGCCCTCCACGAGTTCGACCTCCTGCCCGGGCACGCCCGTGCGACCGTCTCTCGCGAAGACGCGGCCCTGGACGGTGCGACCCTCGTCGAGCACGACGTCCGGAACCTGGAGCACCTCCCCAACCCGCCCCTGCGCACGCACGAGGGCGGGAGCGAATCCCAACACGTCGATGACCCACTGATAGGTCTGGGTCATCCACACATTCTGCACGTACTCGCTCCGCGGATTGTTCGGGGAGACGCCATCGACCTCGAAGTAACCCACGGGCCATCCATCCGGGCGCACGACACGGCCCTTCAGAGCACCGCTTTCGGGAGGAAACACCAGCGCCTCACCCGTCCCCGCCCCGAACGCGCCCTTCAACAGCCGCGTCGGCGACGGCTCGTCGGAGTTCCAGGCCACCATGAACGGACGCCCGAGCACACGTGAAAGAGCGAAGGAGCCATCCGGCTCCACGCGGGCTTCGCACCTTCCGCGCAGGCCCGGCGCGTCCTCGCCGCTCTCTCCCATCCAGGCCATCACCTTTCCACCGCCGAGCGCCCTTCCCTTGTCGTCCACGGCCCGCGCGCGCCAGGGTCCGAAGCCCTCGACTCCTTCGAAGCTCACCGTCGCTTCCACCTGCTGGCCCGGAAGCACCTGGACTTCAATGACACGTTCCCATCCACATCCCGCCGAAGGCTCGTACCGCCCCGAGACGTGGTAGCGGCCGGCGGGAAGGTTCAGGAACAGGATGGCCTCGGGCACCTGAATCGGGCTCTTCGTGATCGGACGCTCGCCTTCCTCCGCGAGCGAGATCGACACGGAAGGCTCGGGCATTCGACGCAGTTGGGGATCCAGCACCCGGACCCGCATCTTGCCGAGTCCCGCCATCACCACCGTCACCTCCGGTGCGGGAGCCGCGAGCTCCAACCGCGTCGGGCTCCAGCCCTTCTTCTCCGCACGAAGCTTCACGGTTCCGGCGGGAACGCCGTCGAACTGGAAGCGCCCCTCCGCGTCGCTCTCGGCCGGAGGGACGGACAGGGTCTCGTCCGAGAGGTTGAGCTCAAGCCGGGCCCCCGCGACGGGCCGTCCTTCCAGATCCACCACGCGCCCTGCGACGGGGGCGGCGCGCTCCAGCGTCACGTCCCAGCGCACCTCATCACCGAAGGGGACCCGCGCATCCGTGCGCGTCACGCTCACGAAGCCGCGCGCCTGCGCCTGGAGGACATACCAGCCCGGCATCACCTGAAGCCGCGCCGTGCCGGCCGCATCCGTGGTGCCCTCCCTGGCAACGGCCGACCCGCGATCCGCGCGACGCGCCACCAGGGACACACCCGGGATCGGCTGGTTCGCCGCATCCACGACGCGGACGCTCACCGCCACCTCTTCGAGCGGCCAACGCTTCACCACCGGGCGCGGCGCTTCCGCGCACGCGAGCACCACGGCCAAGAGCCCCACCCAGCTCCATCGCATGCGCCCAAGCCTAACAGGCGCGCACGAACGCCAGACAGCCTCTCAGCCGAAGCGCTCGCGGAAGGTGCTCAGGTTCGGCCCCTTCCCGCCGCGCTCGTACACCGCGAACACCACGCGGCTGAACGCGCCCGCCATCGTGGACAGCCCTCTCGCGAAGGCCTCCGCCACGTCGTGCGGGTTGTTGCGGAACGCGCCGCAGCCCCAGGCTCCCAGGAGGATGGTGCGGTGCCCATGGTGCGCCGCCACCTGCAACACCTTGAGCGACCGCGCGAAGAGCACATCACGCACCTTCCGCGCGACCTCCGGGTCTTTCATTGGCAACTCGCGCGCGTTGGGCGCGGGCGCCGTCAGCACCGACACGGAGAACGGCCGCTCCAGCAGGTCGTGGTGCTCGTTGCGGAAGAACGGCACGTCCGGCGAATAGAGGAAGTGGTCCGTGTACAGCGGCGAGCGCAGCTTGCGGTTCACGTCGTAGTACTCCGGCCACTTCAACAGGCACGGGTACAGCGCCGAACACCGCGCCAGGTCTTCTTCCTGCGCCTTCGCGCCCGTGAGGAAGCCGCCGCCCGGGTTCACCGCCGACGCGAAGTTGAGCGCGAGCACCCGCTGCTCCCCCTCCTGCTCCACCAGCCGGCGCGCGGCGTCGCCCGTCTTCTCCGGCGTCACCTCGATGGT
The sequence above is drawn from the Corallococcus sp. NCRR genome and encodes:
- a CDS encoding SDR family NAD(P)-dependent oxidoreductase yields the protein MRLKGKTALITGGNSGIGLATARLFVAEGARVAITGRNRETLDAAVKELGANVLAVQADATEPAALERAVAATVERFGGLDIVFANAGIVEQTFVGKTSHDAFTSVLQTNVTGVFFTVQAAAAHLKPGASVILTSSVHSELGMPGYSAYAASKGALKAMASVLAAELAPQGIRVNVVSPGATNTPIWEKSAPTPEAFAKLERGMSATIPMGRIGRPEEIARTVLFLASDDASYVNGQDLFVDGGVNGAALGAPLFRGSQRV
- a CDS encoding ferritin-like domain-containing protein, with protein sequence MNTNRLRHLFSRALRTSLAAPLVLAGCGTGGTGGTDLRGYSAIKCTPHGEPAIDDLSIEPAVDSVALRMLSGPGGSYETRDSTGEACATATDVPACQTALAETNPGDGFISSCIQVCSRYFLATTRGDEVKTWATLQELQDLLGTVETAQDAALLTSAAGYRLSCGNLEEGAVKPNPDGGFNVVATRGYACGEGSSQTQYVINVSANGELREVEDHVLRKGSGECAVGRRPVGLEGTVAGDCEDALGHHFAQTAHLEAASIHAFLRLREELALHGAEATLQDAALASAVDEVMHTEMTGRLARRYGATPPPPAVAAVPLRPLNEVALDNAVEGCVRETYGALIAHHQALHARDAQVRESMARIAEDETRHAGLSWDIDRWARSRLPASELAALREAQKRAVSLLRAEVSVPLDSALVTEAGLPTPEAALTLLDTLEQELWA
- a CDS encoding GNAT family N-acetyltransferase — protein: MSRAEIDESHAQFRGAWRLMTLGLPHGEVVERADVFITAGHVTWSLMNMAFLHRPARTEAELLRAVDSAASYFAQGPHGWAFTLTPEWLAPGLREHADALLATRGLKPGMTTSGMVADKLLEPVRPLPPLDLRPVNDTWGYNAVADVNAASYDTPQALGREALAAPGIFGPESRAFVGCHDGAPFTSTVALRVDGIVYIALVATLAEHRRKSAAETVLRRALEEAKHAWGLERTVLHATEAGAPVYRRMGYRDVAPFVSYFAPPKGA
- a CDS encoding sensor histidine kinase, giving the protein MSAQTRLQVLREMMSEAFLALDAQGTIHELNHRAASLLGLPYGTCQGMTPWAAQPMLAGTTLHERLLDALTLREPARFLSELPSGVWLELSVRPVGGETWVLATDITRRQRAETEVTRTEERFRQLGERFQVALESAQMAVWETNLVTGQVFRSEGHDRLYGYPQPLAEWTHEQFLASLHPEDRPEVEAQVSAIFHNDVLSYSSTFRTHWPDNTWHWLISRSRVIRDANGKVMVVRGAILDITALKETEQALQEAVRTRDDFLSVASHELRTPLTSLRLQVDLLRRMSESRGQEPVGSEKVRVRLDAADRQLKRLASLLDNLLDVSRIRTGKLDFDLASGDLAPLVQDLVARFGDEAKQAGVELDVRVEGPAPCRFDRIRMEQVVSNLLSNALRYGQGTPVQVALRCQGGYLRLTVRDGGPGVPVAERERIFQRFAQVQGSARTGGLGLGLYIVQQILEAHGGRVWVEDAPGGGAAFVVTLPVDGA
- a CDS encoding carboxypeptidase-like regulatory domain-containing protein, with product MLHSPGTLVGRILGPDGKPMVYFDVDWQGRSDREGRFIRGPTASRTYSLRVDGAYVASARVRVEAREHEEREVPDIQLDSGRSVLGRLLEDDGVTPVSKVWIELVDPADVDIKLWNSRFGAHTDEAGRFRLDHVPRRPQYLRLNRYTGGTLLYELGARESRLDLRMKPDAALEGFVTDGARVPLAGVTLESRCGSGLDTRTTTDDAGHYVLRVPPDRDCFVHFPVERRWSYSWPRPTAPVFSPQPVSLSPRERERRDFVSRSGGAELQVHFPKVRDGLETFLVTGDARMPKTFADLKELQMSAFICDPAPDVWRTDDPDSSGYEYWQKDFSFSHLPDKRYTLFAIEPQDGAFSVLRVPVDLKQGETKSLRLGFPSESGGTWLVP
- a CDS encoding carboxypeptidase-like regulatory domain-containing protein, whose product is MRWSWVGLVAVVLACAGTRPELEAPGPANEVSWMFRVVDPEGQPVSGARVKVWRADQSPTHDALPCSTDAQGTGRLLLKPGWYGTEVQARGHVTAFREDIRIAPESEPRLDLTLARSALLVGRVVDAEGKPVSGVRLRFASSNAAAPYVEAISGEDGRFDIEGAAAGEGLLYSDKQGWSWQRLKVITPQPELTVVMGRLSSLLVRVVDPKGRLIPNSQSWLTALDRPVGLRHQSEKTPEGTVHQLLPAQRYRVSATYAAASRCWWRRAVEIEVLPGQQGRRGGTRAFRCEGRPRGAPLPWDAGGTHPRP
- a CDS encoding carboxypeptidase-like regulatory domain-containing protein, whose product is MRWSWVGLLAVVLACAEAPRPVVKRWPLEEVAVSVRVVDAANQPIPGVSLVARRADRGSAVAREGTTDAAGTARLQVMPGWYVLQAQARGFVSVTRTDARVPFGDEVRWDVTLERAAPVAGRVVDLEGRPVAGARLELNLSDETLSVPPAESDAEGRFQFDGVPAGTVKLRAEKKGWSPTRLELAAPAPEVTVVMAGLGKMRVRVLDPQLRRMPEPSVSISLAEEGERPITKSPIQVPEAILFLNLPAGRYHVSGRYEPSAGCGWERVIEVQVLPGQQVEATVSFEGVEGFGPWRARAVDDKGRALGGGKVMAWMGESGEDAPGLRGRCEARVEPDGSFALSRVLGRPFMVAWNSDEPSPTRLLKGAFGAGTGEALVFPPESGALKGRVVRPDGWPVGYFEVDGVSPNNPRSEYVQNVWMTQTYQWVIDVLGFAPALVRAQGRVGEVLQVPDVVLDEGRTVQGRVFARDGRTGVPGQEVELVEGFDLETKARRRPHTVTTDAGGRFRFEHVAGRRLFLRVDAKERGTVLQTLEPDASAVRLRLVPRAELQGSVTDGAQVPLAGVGLRVRCEGGFEASTETDWTGHYAVNIPGDRECFVHPVVSPLNVRDVFLPPPVSFAPTRLRLTPGSRHALDPVPRQGAASLKVSVEASREFVTAFLLPGDVPWPRSSESLDALIRAGFNPDGDDDGFAPSFMLGAVFHFSHLPLGHYTLFIRDEMDGADAVLRMPVELTGSGVHVVQSERPGLGGGRPYTR
- a CDS encoding TIGR02452 family protein; translated protein: MSLNRVADETLHILEQGTYVPLSGREVPIRDAVSRAVEGTVLVRPGDFEHLTRPAPVAGFTIEVTPEKTGDAARRLVEQEGEQRVLALNFASAVNPGGGFLTGAKAQEEDLARCSALYPCLLKWPEYYDVNRKLRSPLYTDHFLYSPDVPFFRNEHHDLLERPFSVSVLTAPAPNARELPMKDPEVARKVRDVLFARSLKVLQVAAHHGHRTILLGAWGCGAFRNNPHDVAEAFARGLSTMAGAFSRVVFAVYERGGKGPNLSTFRERFG